Part of the Cottoperca gobio chromosome 1, fCotGob3.1, whole genome shotgun sequence genome, gaagattccagaagcaacctgtgcagctctggtgaattccatgcccaggagggttaaagcagtgctagataacaatggtggtcacacaaaatattgacactttgggcacaatttagacatgttcactatggggtgtactcacttttgttgccagctgtttagacattaacagctgtgtactgagtaattttcaaaggacaataaatctatactgttattcaagcagcacactgactactttaagttatatcaaagtttcagtaggataatgttatcccctgaaaggatataacagaatatttgcaaaaatctaaagggtgtactcacttttgagatatactgtatctcctTAAATGGAGTGTCTGGAACTGGAAACCGACCCATCGGACacctgtatgtttgtttgtcattaaaatgatTGCAAGTGTCACACTCTGTCATAAAATTTTCCACCATCTCTTTCATGTATGGATGCCACCATTATACTTCAAtatcccttgttgttcttaattttccaacatgtgtagggccatgggcttgttttatcagcatgtggcataatttagctggtgccactagCCTGCCATCATGTGCTCTACAAATTCCTTCTCCCTGGGTGGCACCCTTTTGAACCCATTGTGTTTGTTCATATACACCCGCttgtttctgcatttctttaatgctcTCCAATGtaagctctccttctctctcactgtttagaCAAATAATTTGTCATGagagtcatgttttttttttatttagtcctgttgccatgttaattgtctctgccacatatgtgatgtgtggtttagtcagcacttcttcaatttgtattttcctgactggtgaaaaagtgaaagcttGTGAGTTCAGAAAAGCCACTACTCCATgcgtagtgtttactttgagtggatggcacatcaccacgtgtgctGTCTTCTTGGTTGTCTTTGCCAGTGCAGCCAGCCATAGAGGACACCAGCCATGTCCTCTATCTCTGCTGCATTTACACTTGTACGTTCAAGTGATCAAGCACTATCCCATTGCAATCCAATAACCCAAAACAGACGGTCAATCTTCCTCTAACGAAGAAataacctcagtgacctcattgCTGAGGTAGTGTTTAGAAATAGTGTGTGATCCAACACTTATTACAGAGTGTTACCATGAAGTcaggagtgtcaaactccttttagttcctcctgttactctttaatctctggaccctctgtgctgcagtgatgcagcttttccccccatgtgtgttctcatgtggactttcaagGTACCATTACGctggaatttctttttgcatgttttacaagaatatggcttctcacctgtgtgggttcttatatgagagtcaaatgttgatttatgagtaaatccattcccacatattttgcaagaatatggcttctcatctgtgtgggttctcatgtggaTTGTCAATTGTCATTGTCTGACCTCCTACTGTGAGACTCACCTGGAGCCTCATCTCACAATCGTCAAGGCCTGAAAAGACATCAGCTGATCGACCCTGTGGAGAATATGGAAGACAGGATGTGTATGAAGCACGATAAACCTCTGGAGCTGTTCTGTAAGACCGACCAgacatgtgtctgcatgctctgCTACTGTTTTAGACCACAAGATGCATGATGTTGTTCCTCTGAAAGAAGAATATGAAGGAAAGAAGGCATGAGCTGGGGAAGACAGAGGCTGACATTCAGCAGATGATCCAGAAGAGACGAACTGAAGATCCAGGAGATCAAACACTCTGTCGATCCTCAGTAACaaagatgcagacagagaggtggcAGAAGGTGTTCAGGTCTTCACTGCTCTTAATGGAGTCTGTTGAGAGAGGACTGGACGAGCTCATCGACACGATTaaggagaagcagaaaacaacagaaaaacaggcCGAAGCTTTCATCAAAGAGCTGGAACAGGAAATCTATGAGCTGATGAAACATAAATGTATCAACCAATGAGCGCTAGCTCCTTTTTAGCTTCAGTCAGGCTCCCTGGGCTATATAGCCATTAGCACTAAGTTCGCTTGGCTTAaacgcctcaattcattcacttacagACAATATTCCttttcaacaacacacacacgtatcctTCAATAAATAGTTTCCAACCCACACTGCATTAATACTCGTTTTATACAGTCTACGttggattaaatagggtttatagcccccgctaagaGAAGCTCACccttctctcacacagccgaaTTTCGCGAACTTTTTAATTAATCTTATACTATGTCTATGCtcgtctacggaagatgaataaatctAGTAAAACTGAGGAATTTGTCAACCTCCACCACGTAATTACATCCAGATATTCACTGGATGTTCTTTTTAGCCAGAACAGGCCGCTTTGGCCTTTTCCTCCGTAGACTCCCACCAGTCGATTAGACTGCGCTTTCTCACAAAGCCTTGATATTTTAACTTGCACTATTCaatcgagcgctactcgaaaaccttatttcttacaccaGGTTCACTTTTAATACCTTCTGTGCACAGTTTTGTTTCATGCAGTATTTTCAAAACTCAGCCATCATCACATCAATTTCAGCATTTGCAAACTtagcattgttttttttttttacgagaCAGTCGTCGGGTGTTTCCTTTGATACTTATAAGTACTAATATTCTACTATAAGCTAATGCAATTTCGTATTAAACAGGTTTGCTTACCTTGTTGTCAGGCCTGATTGCAATTATCAAAGGAAACACACTCCTACGGCTTCTCTTGCAGTCGTCCTTTTGTTCAAGAAATCACGtcggggtcaccaggttttgtGGGGTTTGGAGTTCTGAGGACGCTATGACtgcctttcaaatcaatccagcaaacttctgaatgttcaagatagtatttatttaaagtgatgataatAGCATTTCGATAATACTCTCAGCAGAGGACACTTTCagcacaccaagtccacaggccgaatcaataaagatccagttagctgtctgttggtaaagcGGGAAGTGTACAAAATTCACAACATCAATTTGCCTAGTTCTATTCATATGGGTGTAGcctctcctcattggtccacgttggcgcGGTCATGTCCCTTGGAGAGCAGCATTGTGACGAGATGATTTGTAGACCTGAAACTATCATGAAGAGAAACGTACCCGacgtgttttacattcataattaatatagtgctcattatacatgttgtgcagtaatacattttgtgcaaaaatacatattgattgagatggacaaatacatgtgataatcatcaagtgtgaattaatacaatcaggagttatttacttcacaatttacagaagtcaaagatTAAGCcatgtgcttagtttgtggtgcgcaggtcgctgtgttcaaggattacaatttgagtcgccgttcaagaacttgtctgatgaagagcgggaaaaggagtcgggtgctttgctagctaaactgcaaaaccaacaaggactttttacaaaacattgcacatccagagatgcagctgtcaacacaagttatgtcttatcccacaaaatcgctagaaaaagtaaaccgttttcTGACAGAGTTTAtgaaggagtgtttggtggattctgcagcactcatatgcactgagaaaaaggaggcatttgagcagccatgcagtcaatgaaagggacaacaacagagagtgatttgttcacggaggtaaatgcatgtgagaacaagttgggactgaaatgggacaagctggcaggcgtgactgACGGATGGTTGTCCAATCTGACGGGGAAAAATGTCGGACTTTGTAGAGAATGTAGTATAAAGTaacagaaatgaaccctgaacagaaattggtatttttgcattgtattatacatcaggaagtgttgtgtaagtcagttctaaaaattaaccatgttgttgtaactaaaatagttaacttcatcagggcaagaacATTGActcacagacagtttgttgcacttttggaggaaaatgagactgaacatcgtgacataggctaccacgccgctgtcaggtggctcagcctgggcaaagagtgtgggacctaagagaagagattcaagacttctgtgtgaagaaagcaAAAGTCctacagctttcagatgcagactggatggcagaccttggttttactgtagatgtgactgcactaatgaatgaactaaatgtcaaactgcaatgcaagggcctttttgcgcatgaaatgtacagcgcagtaaAGGCtttctctcaagccaaatggaggacaacattctcatcCACTTACCAACACTGAAGGAAAGCCAcactgatcacctccacaggtactcatccatgttagaagcactacatggtgagttttggaggcattttcaagactttaaaacagttgagaatgaaatgcacatgatttttccccatttacatgcaatgtggatgatgcacccagtgatgttcagcttgaaccaATTgtcctgcagtctgacacacttctgtcagagcactttaggtcagtctcactgcctgagttgtattcttccctgaaagaggagaactttctacacatgaggagacatgctcagaagattctggtcctctttggatctacctacatatgtgaacagacactCAGTAAcgaagttcaacaaatccagataaagatcctctatcactgatgatcacctgtcagctgtcctgcgcatatccacctcagacattcaaccagatttcagtgcacttgttcaagcccaagacagactggatttttctcactgaacaagtaaagtgaactgaaaagcatcaaaagcacttattgctttttgtataaagttgattcattgcttatctttacctactgtaaaacaccttttcagtattggtttgtgaagattaacatgttaaaaataaaataatgatgtaatgattgtttttactgtttattacttctctaggagtattttacTATTTGatccactccacaatttcatatatttattggaaaagaatatccttattcttttgattaccagtcgcagctaatcaaaatatgtaatgtactgctttttaaaatgggAGAGtattaatattgagcagaattaagttctatttattgttgattcggccctccaacacagctcgggtttctcatgtggccccttgtgaaaattaattgcccaccccCAACACAGTAGATGGCGGTAATTCATCTTAACGCTGATTGCCACCCGCAGTAAAACCAACGAAGAAGCCATGCAGcggaagtaaacagtacaggcactacttagcgttagctcagctctctggatgtatgaAACTAGCAGGGAGACGATGTTGTAGTCGTTGCGTGGATGAATATTTTAACTTCTagttaagcaacaatgtcttcagttgagtgtttgagagagtttgtcaacgagcgactaaatgctgctgctgaagaaatattcagagttttccaagaagctgtcgtcgagtacgaggcagagatccatcgtcagcgcagactgctggatgtcgtttggaaacccgaaataaagttacacaggataggtgatgtaaaatgtaataacacaaaacggaggaattgtatgtatatttaaccccatgtgttttaatagattacgttactggtactaatttgctcgcatgtctgcagtagtatcctattccttttgttctctgtccctccagagctcccacagcaacatgtctgtaaggaggaggaggtcctctctgaccagcagctctgtattcaggagaggaactccagtctggaccaagaggacccagagcctccacagattaaagaggagcaggaggaactctgcaccagtcaggagggagagcagcttgtactgaagcaggagacaggatacctttatgttgactcctactgatgaggaaagtgaccaccagctcctctctcacaactctcatgtagctgagagccaagatcagaaaggaggcaagcatggagactcaggaCTCAACTAGAACTGCAGAGCCAAATCAACAGAGTCTACATCACGAAAgcacaagtcacagtaacaatgtagacaaccctcacctgtcagagatgcactgtgatactcacacaggtaaacagcctttaaaatgtgacacatgtggaaaagactTTCAGTATAAATCATTACTAGAGAAACatctgagaatccacacaggtgagaagccagtttgcatgcaaaacatgtgggaaagctttcaTAAATAATAGATACTTGACAATCCACacgagaatccacacaggtgagaagccgtttgcatgcaaaacatgtgggagagCTTTCAGAGATAATGGTCACTTGGTAATCCACATGAGAACCCatacaggtgagaagccatattcttgcaaaatatgtggGAAAGGATTTAGGACTAAATCAGCATTGGACTCTcatataagaacccacacaggtgagaagctatatttttgtgaaacatgcaaaaagaaattccagCGTAATGATGCCTTGAAAGTCCACATGATGAGtcacacaggtgagaggccATATTCTTGCGAAATATGTGGGAATGGATTCACAACTAAATCAGCATTGAACCATCatatgagaatccacacaggtgagaagccgtttgcatgcaaaacatgtgagAGAGCTTTCAGAAATAATGCTCACTTGGTAAtccacatgagaacccacacaggtgaaaagccatattcttgcaaaatatgtggGAATGGATTCACGACTAAATCAGCATTGAACCATcatataagaacccacacaggtgagaagccgtttgcatgcaaaacatgtgagAGAGCTTTCATAAATAATGGTCACTTGGTAAtccacatgagaacccacacaggtgaaaagccatattcttgcaaaatatgtggGAATGGATTTACTCATAAATCAACATTGGACCAtcatataagaatccacacaggtgagaagccatattcttgtaaaacatgcaaaaagaaattccagCGTAATGATAACTTGAAAGcccacatgagaacccacacaggtgagaggccatattcttgtaaaacatgcaaaaagaaattccagCGTAATAGTACcttgaaagtccacatgagaacacacatggggggaaaagctgcatcactgcagcacagagggtccagagattaaagagtaacaggaggaactaaaaggagtttgacactcctgACTTCAGGGTTACACTCTGTAATAAGTGTTGGATCATACACTATTTCTACACACTACCTCAGCAATGAGCTCACTGAGGTTATTTCTTCGTTAGAGGAAGATTGTCCGTCTGTTTTGGGTTATTGGATTGCAATGGGATAGTGCTTGATCACCTGAACGTACAGGTGTAAATGCAGCCGTGATAGAGGACATGGCTGGTGGGATGCTGGGCTTCAGAAGCTCGTGTGTAATGCATACTGGTACATGCAGGCAGTTCCTGCACGGCTCcgcgagcaggagaactcagctttaggattcaggggatctattggcagaaatagaatatagtattcataactatgttttcttttgtctataatcacctgaaactaagaatcgttgtgttttcattagattagaatgagcccttcatatctacatgagGAGCGTGTCCTCTTCCACTGAGACCACCATGTTGTCTCTTTAGTATCCCAGAACAGACGAACCTAACTCTGGCTCTAGAAAGGgtctttcctgtttttatgttaCCAGAAGCCACTGTAGGTTCTCTCAACACTTGGAAAAGGAGGTGAGCGGAGGAGTATTCAGTTAGTTGCACctgcaacctcaccgctagatgccactaagttctacacactggacctttttaAGGGGAAAGTTTAATGTAACTGACAATGATGAACAAACTGTTGAAAAGATGAATGTTACTGCATTGTATGCAACGTTTTAATTGAACAACGATGACATACATTGTCTTGAAGAGACGCTATCAAataatttctttctaaatgcCGCAAATAAATTGTGACTagaaaaatatacacaaatcaaatgttaacgttcattaatattttcttattcagttttttttttttttgtaaatgcatttgtatgaacatggagataatggtatgtgttgtatttcatgccaagtaattacaataaatgaatttCCTTCCCTTTAAGATCTCCTTTATATCTCTCGCCTAAATTCTATTTCAGTTCTcttgtatttcagttattttatacaTCGAAATACACAATCAAAGAAGTTACAACTACACGGGCCATGTAAGTACTGGCTGCATATTTATGTACAGAGAAATGAGCTAAAATGGTAATTCAGCTTCACCAGCAACAATATGCTGATGGACCAGCATCATTAATGGGAACTAGCTGGTAGACCAGCACCGCTGGTTGAGAGGCTTTCTAGTCCTCTCAGAGCGTACattgatttaatactttttattagagAATGGGACGAGGGGTGGGGAtgaactttgaaaaaaacaacaaagaagaagacatcCAAAATTACATCTGCAGTAGAAAAAGTGGAAGAATGAGAATTCAAACCATcaatttaaaaatcacattcCATTCTAAGGCACTCCTGTGAGATCAGGTATGCCCTTCTCCGGCTGATTATCCCAGACACAGACACCAGACCTCAACGATGCGGGCTCCAAAGCTCTCTGTGAGGCGTGGCAGTGCAGTCTCTGGAATCGCCGCCCTCTGTGGTGCAAGCTGTTGTCGGATTATACTGATATCCCAGTCAAAGTGGCTCTCATCAACGCAAGATCCATATCCAATGAGACTTTTATCCTCTTGCTTATTTCTTACTGGTGACAGAAATCTGGCTTAACACTGGTGAGCTCGCTCCACTTGTTGAACTCTGTTCCAACGATTGTAACATTTTCAGAActcctagaccaggggtgtcaaactcattttagttcaggggccacatgcagcccaatttgatctcaagtgggccggaccagtaaaatcacagcataataacctaatgggagggccgtaagtgaagttaccgtaatgagtcgatatatgctgtaaagcgcagagtctcagtcttcagaaaccgttgaaatttcttcgattgcgcaaactttGACATAATTATGGTAATCCAAAATtctgcttgcaaaatgtgtcgtcgccgacacattcggtgttaaagggttaaacaaattaatacacGCGTCTGTGCATAATATGAATCACGATCACCTTCGTTGcatttccttttccctctcccctGGAGTCGGCTACCGGGTTGGACTTCCCTGGCCGGTACTTAACAGTGAAGTTGTACGGCTACAAGGCAAGGTACCATCCAGCGATACGCATGTTTGCATCTTTCATTTTGTGCAGCCACTGGAGAGCTCGATGATCCGTCTCCAGGGTAGTATCTCAGGGAATTGATGGCCCACTTCATCGCTAAGCACTCCTTTTCATTCGTAGAGTACCGAGTCTCCCTGTCTAGCAGCTTCCGACTAAGGAACACAACCGGTTTCAGCTCACCTTCAACCTCCTGCAACAGCACAGCTCCAAGGCCTACCCCGGAGGCATCTGTCTGAAGGGTGAACGGCTGATCAAAATCGGGGCTGTGAAGGACTGACTTGCTCCTAATCGCTTGCATCAAGTCCTTGAAGGCTCTGTCGCAGTCCTCATTCCAGCGAACTTTTGCTGGTGCGGATGCCTTTGTGAGGTCGGTCAAGACAGCTGCTCGTTCTGACATCTGAGGGATGCATTTGCGATACCAGCCAACGAGCTCCAGGAAGGACTTCACCCCTTACTACGTGGTTGGTATGGGGTAAGAGGTAATCGCTTTCACCTTACTTAGTTGCGGCCGGATCACTCTGTCTGCAATGATGTATCCCAGgtattctgcttttctcttgGCAAAGACACACTTACGGGGGTTGATGGTCAGCCCAGCAGCCCTGATGTGATGGAGGACCTGTCGCAGGTGGGACATATGTTTTTCCCAAGTTTGGCTGAAGATCACCACATCGTCCAGGAATGCTGCTAAGAATGCTGAAACCTCCCACAAGACCTGGTCCATGAGCCTCTGGAATGTTGCAGGCGCACCATGAAGAATGGCATCACCCTGAACTGGAATAATCCATAAGGTGTGGTAAAGGCAGTCAGCTGCTTGGCCTCCGGTGCTAATGCCACCTGCCAGTACCCTTTGCTCAGATCCAAAGTACTGATGAACTTTGCTCTTCCGACCCTCTCCAGCAACTTCTCAATTCTTGGCATCGGATATGGATCAAATTTCGAGATGCTGTTAAGGTACCTGAAGTCGATGCAGAATCTTAAGGAGCCGTCTTTCTTTGGCACCAACACAACTGGACTGCACCATTCACTTTTGGACACCTCAATGATTCCCATATCCAGCATCAAGTCAATCTCTTTCTTCAAGGCCAGCACTAACCACTCAGGAATGCGGTAGCTCCTCTTCCGGGCTGGGCACTGTATCTTTGAGGTATATTTGATGCTGGACAAGATTGGTGAAACCTGGCCTCTCTTGAAACAGCTCTGAGTCCATGAGatctttcatctcctcctgctgtacaGATGGGAGGTGCGTTACATCCACTGGACGTGGCTCTGCTATGCTGGTCGGGAAaaactgctcctccacctcctccacttccACTGGTTGGACGAAAAGCTGATGGGAAACTGGCTCTGGAGGAAACCTGGAACTCCTTCAGCAGGTTAACATGGAATGTCTGATGTTTCTTACCCCGATCTGGCATATGGATTTCATACGTGACCACTCCAATCCGTTTTGTGATTTCATAAGGGCCCTGCCATTTTGCCAGCAGCTTGCTTTCACTGGAATTAAGCAGCAACAGCACCTGCTGTCAGGATTGAAACACTCTTTCTCTCGCCTTCTGGTCGTaccatgttttctgtgtcttttgagCGGTTGCCATGTTCTCTTTTGCAAGAGCAGCCATCTTCTCCAAAcgctctctcctcttcaccACATGACACAATGGTTTCACCTGATGGCTTTGAATCCTCCCAGTAGTCTCTGTAGTCTGCCGTCCATAAAGCTGTGAGAAAGTCCATAAATGGTGAGAACCCAGTTGAAGCTTGTGGCATCTCCCGATAGGCAAAGTGAAGGTACGGCAACCACTGGTCCCAGTCGGAGCCTGACTGAGACATGAACTTGCGCAACATGCTCTTTAGAGTTTGATTGTAATACTCTACGAGTCCGTCCGTTTGGGGATGATAAGGGGTGGATTTAATGCCCTTTACTCCTAGCAGCTGATACACCTGTTGCAATAGTTTGGACAGGAAGTTGGACCTGCAGTCAGTGAGTACCTCTCTGGCTATTCCTACCCGGGAGAACAACTGGAGTAAACCCCGTTACTGGCTGTAACGGGGTTTTGGCTACGATTTCACAAGTGTTGCAAGTGTTGCAAAACTCGGAAAGTTGTATGTACATGCCTGGCCAAGCAAAACGGTTACCAACTCTTCGCAATGTTTTAAGAAATGCCATGTGTCCTGCCCACGGAACTGAATGGCCTAGATCCATAATTGCAAGTGTCTGGGGTAACACTAAGTCCTCAATATCATCCTGACGTTGTTACAGGATACCCCTTTTTGGGAGGTAAGTATCATCTTCTAAAAACCCTGTATTAGCCCTTTTACCCcattgtaatagcaatttaaatgtctactgtttaattaTGTACAAGTTTCCTATgctaaacaagccaactgccatttgatgctaacataggagtgtcggttagatcaaaccagggccaactgccatttcatgttaatacaagacagactcatcctgattagactgattaactaacaaaagacaggacacagccaaatcctgatcaaactgattaactcactgagacagaatattgagtgatacataactattaccttacaagcatcaaagggcagtttggcccggtcacctgtggtttttcatcacctcgtctccaaaccaaattgtataaaatgcctatgtgttttcttccaacCTGGGCCCTCCTACAGACTACGTTGTATTCTGTAGAACTGGtgcctttgagatctcaaataaatgcacaaagacaactctgtctctatcaacatttatttgactttatatacatctctccagagtaaagcaggaaaacttccacaacaccaTCAAACACCTTCtcaatacaaatcaaatcaaatgtatttatatagcccaatatctcaaattatacatttgtctcagtgtgctttacagactgtacaggttacgacaccctctgttcttagacccttgcatcgcacaaggaaaaacttcctaaaaggaaccccataattaaagggggaaaaatggaagaaacctcagggagcgcaactgaggagggatccctctcccaggacggacagacgtgcaatagatgtcgtatgtacaggataaacaacatagtacaaatacaacatttgacagagaatgatgttgtgttgaaaaatagaaagtatggatgaatccaggaaaatgtcaaaaaggcttcccggtgtccagcaggaccagggcagcaggcgcagccacgattcatgatcctgacgtaaactttatcagtggcaacctgccacatgagacacagaaactcaggggatgataccccggatgatgagttagtaacatacatttacataaatgcatacagatagagagggagaagaagagagggaggggaggagagaggaagagaaggaggagagcagggaggtatccccggcagtctaagcctatagcagcataactaggggctgatccaaggcaaacctgagccagccctaactataaactttatcaaaaaggaaagtctttagcctactcttaaatgtggagagggtgtctgcctcccgaacacaaactggaagctggtttcacttgagaggagcttgatagctgaaggctctggctcccattgtactcttagagactctaggaactacaagtaaccctgcagtctgggaacgcaatgctctagttggtttataaggtactatgagagctttaagatatgctggagcctgaccattaattgctttgtaactcaggagaaggattttactgcgagccagtgcagagcagctaatacagtagtaatatgatcccgtttccttgttcttgtcaatacacgtgccactgcattttggatcaattgaagcgtcttaagcgactttttgggacaacctgataacaatgagttgcagtaatccagccttgaagtaacaaatgcatggactagtttttctgcatcattttgagacaggatgtgtcttatttttgcaatgttacgtagatgaaagaaggcagtccttgagatttgttttatgtgggagttaaaagacagatcctgatcaaagatgacaccaagattccttacagtggtgctggaagccaaattaatgccatccagagcttctatgtcattagaaaatgcgtttcggaggcgtttagggccaagtataataacttcagttttttcCTTAAGTTAAGATaagcttgaagtttagccaattgattagtttcgtctggtttaattgatagatataattgggtatcatccgcataacaatgaaagtttacagagtggttccttataacaggtgaatagaatcggtccaagtacagaaccctgcggaactccaagaatgactttggctgtcatggaggatttgaCCAGgaggagtggattcatttagactgacatattcttcatgtctcagccaggtttcagtgagacaaaataaatcaatcttattatctgatattaaataatttaccaatccagctttcgttgataaagatctgatgtttaagagcccacatttaatttttcgatttagt contains:
- the LOC115006452 gene encoding zinc finger protein 846-like, which translates into the protein MRTHTGEKPYSCKICGKGFRTKSALDSHIRTHTGEKLYFCETCKKKFQRNDALKVHMMSHTGERPYSCEICGNGFTTKSALNHHMRIHTGEKPFACKTCERAFRNNAHLVIHMRTHTGEKPYSCKICGNGFTTKSALNHHIRTHTGEKPFACKTCERAFINNGHLVIHMRTHTGEKPYSCKICGNGFTHKSTLDHHIRIHTGEKPYSCKTCKKKFQRNDNLKAHMRTHTGERPYSCKTCKKKFQRNSTLKVHMRTHMGGKAASLQHRGSRD